The Desulfatibacillum aliphaticivorans DSM 15576 DNA window GGACTTCATCAGCCGTTCCATGAACGGCGTGGAAAATGATCTCATGATCGGCGTGGTGCTGACAGCCCTGCTGATGTTCGTATTTTTGCGGAGCATTCGGGTCACGCTTGTGGCCATTATTTCCATCCCCACATGCCTGATAAGCACCTTTCTGATATGCAACGCCCTGGGCTTTACGGTGAACAACTTGACCATGCTGGCCATGAGTCTGGCTGTCGGCATGGTTGTCGACAACACCATTGTCGTTATAGAAAATATTTTTCGGCACCTCGAACAAGGAAAGCCCGTGCGCCAGGCGGCTCTTGTGGGGGCCGGCCAGGTGGGCTTTGCCGTGCTGGCCGGAACAGCCACCACCCTGGCGGTTTTTGTACCGGTGGCCACCATGAAAGGCGTCATTGGCCGTTTTTTCTTTTCCTTCGGCATGACGATCGCCGGGGCCATGCTGATTTCTCTCCTGGTTTCCCTGACCCTGACGCCGTTTATGGCGTCTCATCTCATGAAGCAGCAAACCAGCGAAGGAACGTTTTCCAAGATATTGGACTTGCCTATGAAGGCCCTGGAGGCCCTGTACCGAAGGGTTTTGGGCTGGGCCGTGCGATTTCGGTTTGTTACCATTCTTATTGCTTTGCTAACCTTCGCCGCCGGAATCATGATGGCAAAGCAACTGGGTATGGATTTCGCCCCGGAAGAAGATCAGGGAGAAACCACCTTGCAGTACGAACTGCCTATCGGGACTTCCGTGGAGGAATCCGCCCGCATGACCAGGGAGCTATCCGCCATAGTGCAGGAGCAGCCGGAGGTCACCCTGGTGCTGGCCACCTTCGGCGGCGGTTCGGGCGAGGAAATCCACAAAGGAAACCTATACATTCGGTTGGTCGGGCGGAAGGAGCGTTCCGTAAGCGTGGCCCAGTTCGAGGAAAGACTTCGCGATCTGTTTGCAGGGTATCGGGACGTCATATTCCAAATCCAGCAGGGCGGCGGCGGCCCTGGAAGCTCGGACGCCGAACAGTCCATCCAGGCGGACAGCTTGGAGGATTTGGCCAGAGTGACTGAAGCCATGGTCGAAGACCTCAAAAAGGCGCCCGGCCTGGTAGACGTAAACAGCGACCTGCGGCTTACCAAACCCATGGTGAAAATCCATATTAACCGGGGACTGACCGACTCCCTGGGTGTGGATGTGAAGGACATCGCCAATGAGGTCAACACCTACTTCGGCGGGACGGACGCATCGGTTTTTAAAAGCGAGGGCAATCGCTACGACATTAATTTGAAGGGCGCGCCGGAAGACCGTCTGGTCGCGGACGACATCGGACGGATCACCGTCAAAACATCAACCGGCGACACGGTTCGTTTGGGCGCTATGGTGGATGTGGAAACCACCGTGGGGCCAAATGTGATCAAACGCTACAACAGGCGATACTCCGCCTCGGTTTACGCCAACGTCCAGGAGGGGTACTCCACAAAACAAGCGACCGACGATATCCAGGCGGCCTTTGACAGGCACGCCCCAAGCGATAAAAGCATGGCCACCGTGATTACGGGAAACGCTCAAATGATGATGGAGAGCATGGGCTATTTGGTGGAAGCCATCATCATAGCCCTGATTATAGTTTACATAGTCATGGCTATTCAGTTTGAATCATTTCTTAATCCCTTGGTCGTGATGTTCTCTTTGCCCCTGGCCTTTAGCGGGGTGTTCGGCTTGATCTGGATTACGGGCGGAACCATCAACATCATGAGCATGATAGGCATGATTCTATTGGTGGGCATTGTTGTGAACAACGCCATTTTACTGGTGGACTTCGCCAACCAGCGAAGGGAGCGGGGCCTGGGGCCTGTAGAGGCCATGCTGGAGGCCGGCCCGTTGAGGTTGCGGCCCATCATCATGACCGCCGCGTCCACCATGATAAGCTCCCTGCCCATCGCCCTGGCTCTGAGCGAGGGGTCGGAATTCCGGCAGCCTATGTCCCTGGCGGTCATTGGGGGCCTCTTTACCTCCACGGTTTTGACTTTGGTCGTCATTCCAGTGGGATATATTTGGGTGGAGAATATTTCGAGCGGGGCTGGGCGTCTGTACAACAAGTTGTTCACGCGAAAGAAATCGCAGCCCGAGCCGGCTGAGTTGGTGGAAACGCCCCCTGATTCCGAGGAAAAGTAGGAGCTTTATACGTGGATAATATATTGAAAAAAATAGGGCTTTGCATGGGCGTCTTGCTTTTGGGCGCAACATCCCCGGGTTTTGCCCAGGAAACGGAAAGCCAGGCGCCCCCTCCATCCAAGCTGGGGCTGATCGAGGTCATGGAGCTGGCTGCGTCCCAAAGCCTGAACGTTCTATCCGCGACTCAGGATCGGGACGTTGCCAAAGGAAGAATTCGGGAGGCTTACGCCAATGCCTTGCCGGTTATCAACGGCGGTACGGAGCTCCTTTATGTCTCCGACTCCATTTCCAGGGGGGAAAACGAGCAAGCCACCGCCTCGGTGTCGCTCAATCAGCCCTTGTTCCGAGCCGGCAGCATCGCAGCAGGCATCCGAGCGGCTAAACTCTATGAAGATTATTCCGAAAAGAGCATAGAATCCGCAAGGCTGGAAGCCGTGCGCGCGGCTTGCATCCGTTATTACGACGTGTTGCTGGCCCGGGCGGATTTGCAGGCCGTCAGCGAAACCCTGGACCTTTCCAAATACAACCTGGACGTGGTCACCGGCAGAAAAGCCCAGGGGACCGCCACCAACCTGGATGTGATCCGCGCCCGGGAGCAAATGAGCAACAATCAAGCTGATTTATTGTCCGCCAAAAACGCCCTGTCCATTGCCAAGATGCGGCTGTTCACAGTCCTCAGGCTATCTCCGGACTCTCTCATAGCCGTTGAGGGAGAGCTTTGTTTTGTTAAAGAACCGGAGCTTGAGGGCGCTCCCTTGGATATCGCCATGGAGCACAGGCCGGATTTGAAAGTGCTCAAAACCCAAGTGGCCATGCAGGATGAAAACATCATTGCAACCCGGTCGGACCGGCTCCTTTCCGTGGACGCCGTGGGCAAGTACAGCTTTGTAAAACCCGAAAGCCCTTTGTACGATGACTGGACCGAGGAATATTACGGCGGCGTGGTTTTTACCTTGCCCATTTTTGAGGGCCGGCGCGTCAGCGGAAGGATGATTCAGGAAAAAGCCATCCGCAATCAATACCAGTACGCCGTGGACCAGAAAAACGACGACATTCGTCTGGAAGTGAACGAGGCCCTGGACAATCTCAAAGCAGCGGCTCAGGTTGTGAAAGCCCG harbors:
- a CDS encoding efflux RND transporter permease subunit is translated as MEREIAITRISLNRPVTTIVLVLAAIFFGFYSYRNMGLELYPNVDIPVVSVSTILTGASPEIIDRDVTDVLEEQLNTIEGIKNLTSSSYEGRSVIVIEFVLERDIDAAAADVRAKVNLAQYYLPNDCEDPIVSKLDVGAFPVMNIAVKGGEDYRTRSHFVDKVVKPRLQTLSGVGSVDLVGFRDREIRVWLKPADLEAQGLTASDVAGALARRHLELPGGRIENDTQELSIRVEGEYATVEGLSQLVVKESLDGRLVRLRDVAKVEDGFEDVRTGSYLNGSPVITVQVKKQPGVNEVQVCNSVKEVLKDLRSIAPAGIEMIISSDTSDFISRSMNGVENDLMIGVVLTALLMFVFLRSIRVTLVAIISIPTCLISTFLICNALGFTVNNLTMLAMSLAVGMVVDNTIVVIENIFRHLEQGKPVRQAALVGAGQVGFAVLAGTATTLAVFVPVATMKGVIGRFFFSFGMTIAGAMLISLLVSLTLTPFMASHLMKQQTSEGTFSKILDLPMKALEALYRRVLGWAVRFRFVTILIALLTFAAGIMMAKQLGMDFAPEEDQGETTLQYELPIGTSVEESARMTRELSAIVQEQPEVTLVLATFGGGSGEEIHKGNLYIRLVGRKERSVSVAQFEERLRDLFAGYRDVIFQIQQGGGGPGSSDAEQSIQADSLEDLARVTEAMVEDLKKAPGLVDVNSDLRLTKPMVKIHINRGLTDSLGVDVKDIANEVNTYFGGTDASVFKSEGNRYDINLKGAPEDRLVADDIGRITVKTSTGDTVRLGAMVDVETTVGPNVIKRYNRRYSASVYANVQEGYSTKQATDDIQAAFDRHAPSDKSMATVITGNAQMMMESMGYLVEAIIIALIIVYIVMAIQFESFLNPLVVMFSLPLAFSGVFGLIWITGGTINIMSMIGMILLVGIVVNNAILLVDFANQRRERGLGPVEAMLEAGPLRLRPIIMTAASTMISSLPIALALSEGSEFRQPMSLAVIGGLFTSTVLTLVVIPVGYIWVENISSGAGRLYNKLFTRKKSQPEPAELVETPPDSEEK
- a CDS encoding TolC family protein codes for the protein MDNILKKIGLCMGVLLLGATSPGFAQETESQAPPPSKLGLIEVMELAASQSLNVLSATQDRDVAKGRIREAYANALPVINGGTELLYVSDSISRGENEQATASVSLNQPLFRAGSIAAGIRAAKLYEDYSEKSIESARLEAVRAACIRYYDVLLARADLQAVSETLDLSKYNLDVVTGRKAQGTATNLDVIRAREQMSNNQADLLSAKNALSIAKMRLFTVLRLSPDSLIAVEGELCFVKEPELEGAPLDIAMEHRPDLKVLKTQVAMQDENIIATRSDRLLSVDAVGKYSFVKPESPLYDDWTEEYYGGVVFTLPIFEGRRVSGRMIQEKAIRNQYQYAVDQKNDDIRLEVNEALDNLKAAAQVVKARETSVLQAQEALRLAQSGYEHGVNEQLDVLNAQVTFAESRLNYSRAVYNHNIYRIDLKRATGVLLKEINQTNENN